One genomic segment of Scylla paramamosain isolate STU-SP2022 chromosome 11, ASM3559412v1, whole genome shotgun sequence includes these proteins:
- the LOC135105005 gene encoding uncharacterized aarF domain-containing protein kinase 2-like, producing MAVRTLSRVISLTAVRNALLQPFHHGLPLPVPSHYLSQSLTAHSACQPQSLGRLYGKGTVCFQLSPGVRIKSAETYCQTIASCRNARKNLVQGIQRAVRKACRTSVKRSRMAWQTTSLGMAFLAPSLMHETEKPVPVQVVQPEVKRKKRGWWSQLFANVYEFLCVCLRALRLLGTFTPILMLYPVTYLGKTATDTWWGLLLTAIEFSGPILIKLGQWASTRRDLFPDTCCSQFSRLQRRIKPHSWRFTRHQMKRAFGPNWRKVFVKFDNDGNPIGSGCVAQVYKVWMSAEAIPDEELLEEILAEMDDEGSILEGLEVMGLRQLFSAGLGLLGISSKMDPDNLLALKEFYQLREERRSREREKQKLLEHEAQQAAQDSEEPSSAPEVRKELPSVDTLPSEESEMDVSPYQAEDAAQAQAQEAEDIEDAPTHQLVEEWQEAELDKSLPVSEGPLEDMEGLVPVAVKVLHPSIAETFRRDLRILKACASFVTILVPPLRWLSLPQCVEEFGQVLAAQIDLRVEAHNLENFSENFADVPFIKFPRPLRPYVTSKVLVETFEEGEAMLDVMRAPEESDTSQLKKRLAEIGVDALLKMVFVDNLVHGDLHPGNLLVQNITSGTATGDQVRVMMVDIGCDTFVMDVQPDPNPLRICFLDCGVTSRLTEQNLARIRAVFKQVVIGDGESVAELFLEHSEHECADHQAFKEDVDGLVQAARESTVSLSQVDVGVLLQQVLGVLLKHKVRLESAFSAVVLAIFVLEGLGRALDPDMDILERARPILVTDKLL from the exons ATGGCTGTTAGAACATTATCAAGAGTCATCTCTCTGACTGCTGTCCGGAATGCCCTTTTACAGCCTTTCCACCATGGTCTGCCCCTTCCTGTACCCAGCCACTACCTCAGTCAGTCCCTCACAGCCCACTCTGCCTGTCAGCCCCAGTCTCTTGGTAGACTTTATGGGAAAGGAACTGTTTGCTTCCAATTGAGTCCTGGTGTCAGAATCAAGAGTGCTGAAACATACTGTCAGACCATTGCCTCCTGTAGGAATGCCAGGAAAAACTTGGTGCAGGGCATTCAGAGAGCTGTCAGGAAAGCCTGCAGGACAAGTGTGAAGAGGAGCAGAATGGCATGGCAAACTACCTCGCTGGGCATGGCATTTTTGGCTCCATCTTTAATGCATGAAACTGAAAAGCCAGTACCTGTCCAAGTTGTACAACCAGAAGTAAAgcgaaagaagagaggatggtgGTCACAGCTGTTTGCCAATGTGTATGagtttctgtgtgtttgtcttcggGCTTTACGGCTGCTAGGAACATTTACACCCATCCTGATGCTGTATCCTGTCACTTACCTGGGCAAGACAGCCACTGACACCTGGTGGGGACTGCTTCTGACAG CAATTGAGTTTTCTGGCCCAATCTTGATCAAGTTGGGTCAGTGGGCCTCCACTCGTAGGGACTTGTTCCCAGACACCTGCTGCTCTCAGTTCTCACGGCTGCAGCGCCGCATCAAGCCCCACTCCTGGCGCTTCACCAGACACCAGATGAAGAGAGCCTTTGGGCCCAATTGGAGAAAGGTCTTTGTTAAGTTTGATAATGATGGAAATCCCATTGGCTCAGGCTGTGTAGCACAG GTATACAAGGTGTGGATGAGTGCAGAGGCAATCCCTGATGAGGAGCTGCTGGAGGAGATCCTCGCAGAGATGGATGATGAAGGCAGTATCTTGGAAG GTCTAGAGGTGATGGGACTAAGGCAGCTATTTAGTGCGGGCCTCGGCCTGCTTGGCATCAGCAGCAAGATGGATCCTGACAACCTACTTGCCCTGAAGGAGTTCTATCAattgagagaagagaggaggagcagggagagggagaagcagaAACTCCTGGAACATGAGGCACAACAAGCTGCTCAAG aCTCAGAGGAACCTTCATCAGCACCTGAAGTACGCAAAGAACTCCCATCAGTAGACACCCTGCCCTCAGAGGAAAGTGAGATGGATGTAAGTCCTTATCAGGCAGAGGATGCTGCACAGGCACAAGCACAGGAAGCGGAAGACATAGAAGATGCACCCACACACCAGCTTGTGGAG GAATGGCAGGAGGCAGAGCTGGACAAGTCCCTACCAGTGAGTGAGGGACCGCTTGAGGACATGGAGGGCCTTGTACCAGTGGCTGTCAAGGTGCTGCATCCTAGCATTGCTGAGACATTTAG GAGAGACTTGAGAATCCTAAAGGCATGTGCCAGCTTCGTTACCATCCTGGTTCCTCCACTCAGgtggctctccctccctcagtgtGTAGAGGAATTTGGCCAAGTCTTGGCAGCACAG ATTGACTTGAGAGTTGAAGCTCATAACCTGGAAAATTTCTCTGAAAACTTTGCTGATGTCCCCTTCATTAAGTTTCCTCGGCCACTGAGACCTTATGTGACATCAAAG GTATTAGTGGAGACCTTTGAGGAAGGGGAGGCTATGCTGGATGTGATGAGGGCACCAGAGGAGAGTGACACAAGCCAGCTCAAGAAGCGCCTAGCAGAGATTGGTGTGGATGCCCTGCTGAAAATG GTATTTGTGGATAACCTGGTGCATGGGGACCTGCATCCTGGTAACTTACTGGTGCAGAACATCACCTCAGGGACTGCCACTGGGGATCAGGTGAGGGTCATGATGGTGGACATTGGCTGTGACACCTTTGTGATGGACGTGCAGCCAGACCCCAACCCACTACGCATCTGCTTTCTTGATTGTGGTGTGACCTCCAGACTCACTGAACAGAATCTGGCTAGAATCCGAGCTGTTTTCAAGCAAGTCGTCATTGGAGAT GGGGAGTCGGTGGCTGAACTGTTCCTGGAGCACAGCGAGCATGAGTGTGCTGACCATCAGGCTTTCAAGGAGGATGTGGACGGTCTTGTCCAGGCAGCTCGGGAGAGTACTGTGTCCCTGTCCCAA GTGGATGTTGGTGTATTGCTGCAGCAGGTGTTGGGTGTGCTGCTCAAACACAAGGTACGGCTTGAATCTGCCTTTAGTGCAGTGGTCTTGGCAATATTCGTGCTGGAAGGTCTAGGCCGCGCCCTAGACCCTGACATGGACATTCTAGAGCGGGCACGACCAATCCTGGTGACAGACAAGCTCCTGTGA